One genomic window of Glycine max cultivar Williams 82 chromosome 16, Glycine_max_v4.0, whole genome shotgun sequence includes the following:
- the PIP2-10 gene encoding aquaporin PIP2-10 yields the protein MAKHDVEGGSFSAKDYHDPPPAPLIDAEELTQWSFYRALIAEFIATMLFLYITVLTVIGYKSQSDVKAGGDVCGGVGILGIAWAFGGMIFILVYCTAGISGGHINPAVTFGLFLARKVSLIRAIMYMVAQCLGAICGVGLVKAFQKAYYNRYGGGANELSEGYSTGVGLGAEIIGTFVLVYTVFSATDPKRNARDSHVPVLAPLPIGFAVFMVHLATIPVTGTGINPARSLGAAVMYNQQKAWDDHWIFWVGPFIGAAIAAFYHQFILRAGAAKALGSFRSNPAI from the exons ATGGCTAAGCATGATGTTGAGGGTGGTTCCTTCTCTGCAAAGGACTACCATGATCCTCCTCCAGCACCGTTGATTGATGCTGAGGAACTCACACAGTGGTCCTTCTACAGGGCTTTGATTGCTGAGTTCATTGCCACAATGCTCTTCCTTTACATCACAGTGCTCACTGTGATTGGTTACAAGAGCCAGAGTGATGTAAAGGCTGGGGGTGATGTGTGTGGTGGAGTTGGCATTCTTGGCATTGCTTGGGCCTTTGGTGGCATGATCTTCATTCTGGTGTACTGCACTGCTGGAATCTCAG GGGGTCACATAAACCCAGCAGTGACATTTGGGCTCTTCTTGGCTCGCAAGGTGTCTTTGATTAGAGCAATAATGTACATGGTGGCTCAGTGCTTGGGAGCCATATGTGGAGTTGGGTTGGTTAAGGCCTTCCAAAAGGCTTACTACAACAGGTATGGTGGTGGGGCCAATGAGCTCAGTGAAGGGTACAGCACGGGTGTTGGATTGGGTGCTGAGATCATTGGAACCTTTGTTTTGGTTTACACTGTGTTCTCTGCAACTGATCCCAAGAGGAATGCTAGAGATTCTCATGTGCCG GTTTTGGCTCCACTTCCAATTGGCTTTGCTGTGTTCATGGTTCACTTGGCAACCATCCCAGTAACAGGCACTGGCATTAACCCTGCTAGGAGTCTAGGAGCTGCTGTCATGTACAACCAACAGAAGGCCTGGGATGACCAT TGGATCTTTTGGGTTGGACCATTTATTGGAGCAGCCATTGCAGCCTTCTACCACCAATTCATCTTGAGAGCAGGTGCTGCTAAGGCTCTTGGATCATTCAGGAGCAACCCCGCTATTTGA